Within Cystobacter ferrugineus, the genomic segment CCCCGTCCGGATGATCCCTCAGGAACTGGCGCAGCGCCGCCGCCGTGCCCTCGTCCTTCGCCGCGTTGAAGCGCAGTCCCTCCAGCAGCGCCCGCACCGCCCGGACGTGCGAGTCCTCCGGGTGCGCCTCCAGGAAGCGCTTGTAGGCCACCACCGTGTGCAGCCTCCTGGCCTCCTCGAACTCCAGCTCTGCGATGCGCACCTCCACCGCTTCCGCCTCGTCCCCCTCGGGGTATTGCCGGAGGAACTCGCGGTACGCCTCCACCGTGTCCGCGTCACGCGCCCGCTGGTAGGCCCGGGGCAGTCCACAACCGGTCAGCAACCACAACAGACACAGGGCTCGAAACGCACGCATCCCCCCAGCATTACCACCCCACCCCCCGCCCGAAAAACACACCGGCCCCTGTTCGCTCGACTGGGTGGTTTTTTTGACCACACACCGCCTCCACCCGAGCATCGTCCCCAGGCCTGTTGCAGGGAGGTGGCGACATGAAGCTGGGTGTACTGCTCGCGGGACTGCTGGTGTGCACGGGGTGCGCCACGGGCAGTCCTCCCGGAGGAAGGCTCTTCGCCTCGAACTACCGCTACAGCCCCCTGACGCCCGCCGCGGCGCCCCGGCCCATTCCGGACGATGGGATCGACTCCGAGCCCGCCCCCGTCGCATCCAGCGGCTCCAGCTCCGCCAAGACCCCCTCCTCCAAGCCGCAACGCGCCCCCGCGCCCGACGCGCGCGAGAAGGTGCTCGCCGCCGCCCGGGGACTGCTGGGCCGAACGAAGATCCAACTGTCCGGGCGCACCTGGCCGGCGGACTGCACCGGCTTCGTCGAGGCCGTGCACTCCCGGGCCGGGGTGTCGCTGCGCAGCGCCGCCGTGAAGGGAGACAATGGGGTCACCGCCTTCTACCGCTATGCGCGCACCAAGGGCCGGGTGTACACCCGGGGCACGCCGCGGCCGGGGGATCTGGTGTTCTTCCGGGAGACCTATGATCGCAACCGGGATGGCCGACGCAACGATGGGCTCACCCACGTGGCCCTGGTGGACAAGGTCGAGCCCAATGGCACCGTCGTCGTCATCCACCGGGTGAAGCGGGGTGTGGTGCGCTACCGGATGAACCTCGCCCGGCCCGAGCTCAAGAAAGACCCCCGCACCGGAGCGGTGCTCAACGACACGCTGCGCGTACCGGGGGCCAACAAGGCGCCGGTGCTCACCGGCCAGCTCTTCGCCGCGTATGGCTCCGTGCTGCCCGAGCCCCGCCCCACGGAGGTGGCCCGACGCTGAGCCGACCCCCTCGAGGGCGAGGCCCTGGGAGACAAGGCGCTAGGACGAGGCGCGCGCCGTGCGATCCCAGGCGGCGCGCTGCGAGTTGCGCAGGAAGCGCCAGAAGCCCACCGCGATCGCCAGGTTCATCGTCACGAAGTAATAGGCCACCGAGGCCACCCGGCGCGCCGAGCCCTTGAGCGCCCCCGTCTTCCCCAGCAGCGCCAGCCCGTAGAACAACACCTGCCCCATCAGCGTGAACCGGTAGAAAATACCGTTCACCAGGAAGAGGTTCGCCAGGAATGCCAGGGCCATGAGCGCGGGCGCGCACCAGCGCAGCAGCTTGTGCGACCAGAAGGCGAACGCCGGGAAGCCCGCCAGCGGAGAGAGCAGCCGAGGCACCATGCGCAGGCTCTGGAAGTTGCCCGCCGCGATGCGCGCCCGGCGGCCGAACTCCTTGTCGTAGTCCTCCGTCGTCTCCTCGTGCGCCACCGCCTCGGGCTCGTAGACGACCTTGTAGCCCTGCTCCAGGATGCGCAGCGGAATCACGAAGTCGTCCACGATCGTCGACGCCGGCAGGGGCTGGAACAGCGAGCGGCGGATGGCGTACAGCCCCCCGTTGGCCCCCATCACCGCCCCGCGCTTGCCCTCGTAGAACTTGATGAGCGACTCGTACGTCCAGTACGTGCTCTCCTCGTACTCGGCCTTCGTCGGGTTGTAGAGCCGCAACTGCCCGCACACCGCCCCCACCTCGGGGTCCTCGAAGTGCCGCACCAGGCGTTGAATCGCCTCCGGCTCGATCATCGTGTTCGCATCCGAGAGCACCACGATGTCGCCCCCGGCCAGGGGAATGCACCGGTTCAACACCGACGTCTTGCCACCCCGGGGCGCGGCCGACAGCCGCACCCGCTCATCGGTGCAGGCCCGCACGAGCTCGTCCGTCCCGTCCGACGAGCCATCCGAGCCAATCAGCACCTCGAAGCGCTCGGCCGGGTAGTTCAACGCCAGGCTGTTGCCCAGCTTCTGCTGGATGCAGCTCGCCTCGTTGTAGGCCGCCACCACCAGGCTCACCCGGGGCGGCACGCCCACCGGCTGCGCGCGGCGCTGGTTCGCTCCCGAGCGCATGTAGCGCAGGTTGTGCGCCACCTGCGCCACGCCATCCATCGCGAACAACACCAGCGGGTAGAAAAAGTAGGTGTGAACCAGCAGCACCGCGGCACACCAGAAGACCAGCTCCGCCATCACCCGTGCCTCCGACCTGGGAATCGCGTCCATGCGCGTCCCGCTCGGAGACACCTAGCTAGCAAGGGACGTACCGCCGTCCGCCCCAGGCACCTGCCCTGTGGCCCGAGCGAGAAAGCCCCAGGCCCCACCGCCCGAAGACGGAACTTTTTTCACCCCCCCCGCACGCGCAAGGCGCCCTTCAGGGCTGGGCGGAAGTCGCGTTCGAGGGCTCCCCGGGCGCCGTCCCCTCCGCGGGGGTGGTCCCCTCCGCGGGTGGTGAGACCGAGGGAGAGGTAGGCACCGCTTCATTCGTGGGCGCGGGCGCCGGCACGGGCGGAGGCTTCACGGAGGGGGGAGGCTCGGCCTGCTGGCGCTCCATGTCCTCGATGTGAGCGCGGAGTTGCTGGGCCAGTTCGTGCTTGGGGTTGAGGGTGATGACGGTATTCAACAGGGTCTGCGCGGCGGCCGGCTCGTGGCGCAGCAGGGCGATGCGCGCCCCGAGCACGTAGGCGCGCAGGTAGGTGCTGTTGCGGGCCCGCATGCTCTCCATCCCGGCGGCGGCCTCCCGGGTCTCGGTGGGCGAGGGCGAGGCGTGGTGGAGGACGTACTCGGCCATGACCAACGAGCTCCACTCGAACTGTTCCGCCTGGGCCAGCTTCACGGCCAGCGAGGGCGTGTTGCCCACCCCCAGCGTGGCGGACATCAGCGCCCGGGCCCGCAGGCGCGCCAGGGACACCTCGCGCGGCTCCTTCGCGGACTCCAGATCC encodes:
- a CDS encoding CHAP domain-containing protein is translated as MKLGVLLAGLLVCTGCATGSPPGGRLFASNYRYSPLTPAAAPRPIPDDGIDSEPAPVASSGSSSAKTPSSKPQRAPAPDAREKVLAAARGLLGRTKIQLSGRTWPADCTGFVEAVHSRAGVSLRSAAVKGDNGVTAFYRYARTKGRVYTRGTPRPGDLVFFRETYDRNRDGRRNDGLTHVALVDKVEPNGTVVVIHRVKRGVVRYRMNLARPELKKDPRTGAVLNDTLRVPGANKAPVLTGQLFAAYGSVLPEPRPTEVARR
- a CDS encoding glycosyltransferase family 2 protein; its protein translation is MAELVFWCAAVLLVHTYFFYPLVLFAMDGVAQVAHNLRYMRSGANQRRAQPVGVPPRVSLVVAAYNEASCIQQKLGNSLALNYPAERFEVLIGSDGSSDGTDELVRACTDERVRLSAAPRGGKTSVLNRCIPLAGGDIVVLSDANTMIEPEAIQRLVRHFEDPEVGAVCGQLRLYNPTKAEYEESTYWTYESLIKFYEGKRGAVMGANGGLYAIRRSLFQPLPASTIVDDFVIPLRILEQGYKVVYEPEAVAHEETTEDYDKEFGRRARIAAGNFQSLRMVPRLLSPLAGFPAFAFWSHKLLRWCAPALMALAFLANLFLVNGIFYRFTLMGQVLFYGLALLGKTGALKGSARRVASVAYYFVTMNLAIAVGFWRFLRNSQRAAWDRTARASS